Part of the Onthophagus taurus isolate NC chromosome 11, IU_Otau_3.0, whole genome shotgun sequence genome is shown below.
TTAATTAGGGATAACGCTaatgttttaatgttattcAAACAGGATGAGCTTAATTTGAAACATGTATATGATGAACACGTTAACACCGATAtgaaatttgatgttttcaaaGAGGTTTGCATTCGGTGTTGGAATGATGGTGGGCCGTACACACCGATGATTATTATGAaggattttgaaattaaaaatggtagATACCGTATGGGAATGGATAAATTTCTCCACCTAgactaaatttaattattcatacaTAGGTTTTCACAATGTAAACATGTCACCATCACATAATCGATCTAATAATAAGGATGTTATGAAATCAATGCGTGAAAGAGATAAAGCTATAATTAGTATAACgaataatattaagaaaaagtaTCTGGCTCTTAAACTCGGTCGTGATAGAGATGATAAACTCATCGCTAAACTTCATCAACCGTTGCTTGAACCGCTGAAGGACATcactaataaattaaacgatggAAATAAAGCTACACATTTCCATCACCACtacccaccaccaccaccgaTAGGGTTAAAACCTGATGATGAGGGAATCGAAGAATTTAAAACCCCCACCTTGTCCGGAGTTAGTgtgaaaaaaaggaaattactACTAACACCTGAATCGAAAGTAAAGTCTGATGAGACCTCAATTGAAAATTTACCGCTCCAAATTCAGCAATATTATCTTAAAAGGGGGATTATTGATGATAGGATGGGTATACGGCGCTCCTCTGGCGATAACGGATGGAAGATTGGATCGAAGGCAGTTCAATTTAAGCCATCCCATATTATCATAGGTGGTGAAAAACAATTTCAAGCTACCCCCGGTCTATATGAGCTCATACAATTAAAGGAACCTAAACACTACACAGATGatgatttaaaacaatataaagcGATTTTACAATATACCAGCGCGCATAGACATAATTATGAGTATGATGGTTATATTACGGGAAATAGATCATCCAAgtatgttaaaataattaaacccCTATTTAACGTGGGGGATGGAGAGGGGCGAGGAATTTCGGATAAATTTCTAGAAGTTAACAGTAAATCCATTCAGTATAAATACTGGGATGATGTTAATGAATTGGTAGATCGTTTGAGATTGTTGCATGCATCACAAGTGGCTGGTAATAATTCACATATCAATGAAATTACTTCAATTATAGAGGAATTGAAAGAAAGCAACATTATTTCCTAATGCACTCAGCCGTTGTTAGTATTGATAAATTTGGTCGCACTTCATGGAGTAAATCAGATGGTGGCGATGAAGGTGGTAGATTTGCATTTCAACGAAACATCGGATTCTCTTTGACCGCCGATGGTGATTATGATGTTCAGGGTCGAAAATTATCAAACGTTAAGCGACCTGAAGCCGCTGATGATTGTGCTATAAAACAAAACGTGGATGAAATGGATAAAGAATGGGGTGTTAAGTTTttagaaacaacaaaattatttattgatactaaaaatgaatttactAAACACTGTAAAGATTTAGAAGATAATCTCATAATGTATGTTAGAAAACAAATAACGGATATAGAGAATAAAACAGAGCATAAAATAGACTATACTAATAGGAAACTTAAACAATATGCGGATGAAACTTGTAAGAATAAAATCTTAAAGGAAGTTGctgataaaataattgatactAATAAGAAACTTAAACAATATGTAGATGAAACTTATATGAAATATAAGGATGAAATCTTGAAGGAAATTGATAAAGCTAAAGCGGAAATTACTTTAGATCATCGCTCAAACTtcgttaatttgaaaaatctcaCCGAAACCTCTATAAATAACTGTGCAAACGAAatcataaacattaaaaagcaAATTACTGATCATAAAACATACATTGATAAGTCATCTGCGACGATAAACAATCTTAGCGCTGAAATTCCAAaccttaaaactaaaattgatgaaaataagGTGGAGGTAGATAAGGAATTCATATATTTCAACGGTACTTTGTTTGATATTGTAAACTCAGTTAAAACATCCAACGAGAATATTCGAAATAGCATTACGGATGTTCAGAAGCGAATTGATTCCCTAGATGCGGATCTAAAATCACGTATTGATAAACTGGATAGTAGAATCCCTTGAATTGAAGAAGAATAATACCATCAATGGCTAAAGTATCCAAAGCAAAGGAGACCATAGTTGAAGAACTACATCGTCCGACTAGACGTATATTTCCTCGACGAAGAACTATACTAAAGGGGATCGATGATCTATGGCAAGCTGATcttattgaaatgattgagTTCGCTAAAGTTAATTCCGGAAATAAATACATTCTAGTTGTTAtcgattgtttttcaaaatacctatGGACTCGACCGCTAAAAACCAAATCAGCCACGGATGTTACTCACGCGTTACGCACAATCTTATCTGAAAACGGACATCGCACGCCTCGCAACCTACAAACGGACAACGGTAAAGAATTCTAcaataatcaatttaaaaaattgatggaaGAATTTAACATTAACCATTATTCTACGTTCAGCGTTATGAAAGCTTCGATGGCTGAACGTGTTATTAGaactataaaacaaaaattgtataaattgtttagtCTTTACGGAAATCATATATGGCTGCAAACTTTAAAAGATGTAACATTAAAATACAACAACACAAAACATAGTACCACAAGGTTAGCACCAGCTCAAATTAATTCGAAATCCGTTGAAAACGAACTACTTAAAACGGTGTACAACCACATTAAGATTGCCGGtaaaggaaaatttaaaattggcgACGTCGTTCGAATTAGTAAATATAAACATGTTTTCGATAAAGGCTACTTACCCAACTGGACTactgaattatttaaaattgttaaagtgcaaattacaaATCCTGTAACCTATATATTGGAAGATATCAACGGGCAGCCGATTAAAGGCGCGTTTTATGAATTTGAACTTCAAAAATCTAGACAATCGGATGCATATCTTGTTGAGAAAGTGTTAAAACGTAAAAAGAATATGCTATATGTAAAATGGCTAGGTTTTGATTCAACACATAATAGTTGGATATCTAAagataatattgtttaatttttaagttttataaattataattttttaaaaaatctacaaggacaattttattttataaacaaattgatATTAACAACCATAGAAACCGAGTTTTCCGGagataattaaaatgattcataTTCAAACCAAATCTTCCtgttttcgttaatttttttagatatcatCTCTCGGTATAAATAGCGTGTCTTATGTTTTTACAGTTAGTTTAAAGAAGGTTTTTAGTGCAATATgaacaataacaataacaacgCAAATGAATATGCGGCAATCCCCTGGGATCTAATCCGGGGGATTTGTGAATTACATCATCCAAATGTAAGTTATACCTAtactagaattaatttttcaatatgtaatattaattttttagcccATTATGATTGTAACAACTAATGGCGGTTTGGAGGACTCGCTCGTGCAGGGGGGGCGCATAGTTTATAGCTATGTGACCCCCacagattttttaataatttctgagagcGAGGTCGTGCcatctcatttttttatactctgtaagtattttttctttttactttaattttgtattaattttttatacttttatttatagtcGGAGGAGTAATTTTACCACCGCCACCGCTTATCCCATTAGATATGGT
Proteins encoded:
- the LOC139431748 gene encoding uncharacterized protein isoform X2; translated protein: MNNNNNNANEYAAIPWDLIRGICELHHPNPIMIVTTNGGLEDSLVQGGRIVYSYVTPTDFLIISESEVVPSHFFILFGGVILPPPPLIPLDMVDLTGEEELIDLTTGAGGGVGAVNSVVIEIDITTDNDSAPEE
- the LOC139431748 gene encoding uncharacterized protein isoform X1, whose product is MNNNNNNANEYAAIPWDLIRGICELHHPNPIMIVTTNGGLEDSLVQGGRIVYSYVTPTDFLIISESEVVPSHFFILFGGVILPPPPLIPLDMVDLTGEEELIDLTTGAGGGVGAVNSVVIEIDITTDNDSAVIDIFLFYIQLAFILLFHFIYSRKSNFCCRLSH